A region from the Pelagovum pacificum genome encodes:
- a CDS encoding DUF2291 family protein, which produces MSTAAKAPARRSGLSRKSIITGAALLALVVAMAVDTRVVVIGSDEDVQAAGFQPEVFGAEQFPIVRDFVQENAVEATELAAAVQEDQTAAGQEYGVGEGFGPVIPVTFTGVAGEATAGIYNVEVEGMPEGMGIRVQTGPAINGTELRDATGEIEFGQFTNQIEYQDAGSAINNEMKVQVLEPIDTSDLTGKSITVTGAFKLINPNNWLVTPVSMSVE; this is translated from the coding sequence ATGAGCACCGCCGCCAAAGCCCCCGCCCGCCGGTCCGGCCTGTCGCGGAAATCCATCATCACCGGCGCCGCCCTTCTTGCCCTGGTCGTTGCCATGGCCGTCGACACGCGCGTCGTCGTCATCGGATCGGACGAGGATGTTCAGGCTGCCGGCTTCCAGCCTGAAGTCTTCGGCGCCGAGCAATTCCCGATCGTTCGCGACTTCGTCCAGGAGAATGCGGTCGAGGCGACCGAGCTCGCCGCCGCCGTGCAGGAAGATCAGACAGCCGCAGGTCAGGAATACGGCGTCGGCGAAGGCTTCGGCCCGGTCATCCCCGTCACCTTCACCGGTGTCGCGGGCGAAGCGACCGCCGGTATCTACAATGTCGAGGTCGAGGGCATGCCCGAAGGCATGGGCATCCGTGTCCAGACCGGCCCCGCCATCAATGGCACCGAGCTTCGCGACGCCACCGGCGAGATCGAGTTCGGCCAGTTCACCAACCAGATCGAGTACCAGGACGCCGGATCGGCCATCAACAACGAGATGAAGGTCCAGGTGCTCGAGCCGATCGACACCAGCGACCTGACCGGCAAGAGCATCACGGTCACCGGGGCGTTCAAGCTCATCAATCCGAACAACTGGCTCGTCACGCCGGTGAGCATGAGCGTCGAATGA
- a CDS encoding sugar ABC transporter ATP-binding protein translates to MTRQDPITSGTPAGTAVISARNVSKSYGNVHALKGVNFDVHRGEVTTLFGENGAGKSTLMKILSGVIQPTSGEIVLDGEAVRFDTSTDARDRGISIIHQELSLAPNMNVRDNIFMGREIMGPAGVDFAEEARQTRALMAELEEEIDPLTPVEELRLGQQQLVEIARALSVDSRILIMDEPTSALSASEVEVLFKVIHDLKARGVSIVYISHHLEEALQITDHAVVLRDGNMTAKAPRAEIDLEWIVRNMVGDNFDLGSPPTGHEMGDAALSIRDLVVPDQSRPGRNVVDGVSLDVRAGEVVCIYGLMGAGRTEMLECAAGRLHNTGGEIRLLGEDVSGLSIAQRIESGLVLVPEDRQRDGLVQTMSVGQNMSLASIRDFVRGIFTSRKAEREIVERGIREVTVKTSGGGAAIGSLSGGNQQKVVIGKMMATGPTVVMLDEPSRGIDIGAKAEVFRLLAETARDKGLAVLFSTSEVNECLSIAHRVIVMRRGKISAEFGSDVSKEEIMAASGESADA, encoded by the coding sequence ATGACCCGGCAGGACCCGATCACCTCTGGGACGCCGGCCGGCACCGCCGTCATTTCGGCGCGCAACGTCTCCAAGTCGTACGGCAACGTGCACGCGCTGAAAGGCGTCAACTTCGATGTCCACCGCGGCGAGGTCACGACGCTGTTCGGCGAGAACGGCGCGGGCAAGTCCACGCTGATGAAGATCCTGTCGGGCGTCATCCAGCCCACCTCGGGCGAGATCGTGCTCGACGGCGAGGCGGTCCGTTTCGACACCTCCACCGACGCGCGCGACCGGGGCATCTCGATCATCCACCAGGAGCTGAGCCTCGCGCCCAACATGAATGTGCGCGACAACATCTTCATGGGTCGCGAGATCATGGGCCCCGCCGGCGTCGATTTCGCCGAGGAGGCGCGCCAGACCAGGGCGCTGATGGCCGAACTCGAGGAAGAGATCGACCCGCTCACACCGGTCGAGGAGCTGCGCCTCGGGCAGCAGCAGCTGGTCGAGATCGCCCGCGCCCTGTCCGTCGACAGCCGCATCCTCATCATGGACGAGCCGACGTCGGCGCTGTCGGCCTCCGAGGTCGAGGTGCTGTTCAAGGTCATCCACGACCTCAAGGCGCGCGGCGTCTCCATCGTCTACATCTCGCACCACCTCGAAGAGGCGCTGCAGATCACCGATCACGCGGTCGTCCTGCGCGACGGCAACATGACCGCGAAGGCGCCCCGCGCCGAGATCGACCTGGAGTGGATCGTGCGCAACATGGTCGGCGACAACTTCGACCTCGGCAGCCCGCCGACAGGGCACGAGATGGGCGACGCCGCGCTGTCCATCCGCGACCTCGTGGTGCCCGACCAGTCCCGCCCCGGCCGCAACGTGGTCGACGGCGTCTCCCTCGACGTGCGCGCGGGCGAAGTCGTCTGCATCTACGGGCTGATGGGTGCGGGGCGCACCGAGATGCTCGAATGCGCGGCCGGACGGCTGCACAACACAGGCGGCGAGATCCGTCTGCTGGGCGAGGACGTCTCGGGCCTGTCGATTGCGCAGCGCATCGAATCCGGCCTCGTGCTGGTCCCCGAGGATCGCCAGCGCGACGGGCTGGTGCAGACCATGTCCGTCGGCCAGAACATGTCGCTCGCTTCCATCCGCGACTTCGTGCGCGGCATCTTCACCTCCCGCAAGGCCGAGCGCGAGATCGTCGAGCGCGGCATCCGCGAGGTCACCGTGAAGACCTCCGGCGGTGGTGCGGCGATCGGCTCGCTGTCGGGCGGCAACCAGCAGAAGGTCGTCATCGGCAAGATGATGGCCACCGGCCCGACGGTCGTGATGCTCGATGAACCTTCGCGGGGGATCGACATCGGCGCCAAGGCGGAGGTCTTCCGCCTGCTGGCCGAAACCGCACGGGACAAGGGCCTCGCGGTCCTGTTCTCCACGTCCGAAGTCAACGAATGCCTGAGCATCGCCCACCGCGTGATCGTCATGCGGCGCGGCAAGATCTCGGCCGAGTTCGGCTCGGACGTGTCCAAGGAAGAAATCATGGCCGCCTCTGGCGAATCCGCCGACGCGTGA
- a CDS encoding ABC transporter permease — protein MSDTSATRSSGLLPGNLDPIKLLLEGRAFFALIAIIIVFAILSPVYFSVNNFLIMSSHVAIFGLLGLGMMVVILTGGIDLSVGSTLALSGVCAGFMMQGLEFEMFGVILYPPVWVTVILTCCIGAFVGSINGVLVAYFKVPAFVATLGLLYVARGVALLLTNGLTINDLAGEENLGNTGFSWLGFNRLWGVPIGILVMVLVAIVISLMLNRSALGRWIYSTGGNARAAELSGVPVKRTQVLVYVISGVCSAIAGLVLSSQLTSAGPTAGQTYELTAIAAVVVGGASLMGGRGTVRGTLLGAFVIGFLSDGLVIIGVSSYWQTVFTGAVIVLAVLLNSIEYKGGRKASPTPSSSQKAKS, from the coding sequence ATGAGCGATACCAGCGCCACCCGCAGTTCCGGCCTCCTGCCCGGCAACCTTGATCCGATCAAGCTCCTCCTTGAGGGACGCGCCTTCTTCGCGCTGATCGCGATCATCATCGTCTTTGCCATCCTGTCGCCGGTCTATTTCTCGGTGAACAACTTCCTCATCATGTCGAGCCACGTGGCGATCTTCGGCCTGCTCGGCCTCGGCATGATGGTGGTGATCCTGACTGGTGGCATCGACCTGTCGGTCGGCTCAACCCTCGCGCTGTCGGGCGTCTGCGCCGGCTTCATGATGCAGGGCCTCGAGTTCGAGATGTTTGGCGTCATTCTCTACCCGCCGGTCTGGGTCACGGTGATCCTGACCTGCTGCATCGGCGCCTTCGTCGGCTCGATCAACGGCGTGCTCGTCGCCTACTTCAAGGTGCCGGCCTTTGTCGCCACGCTTGGCCTGCTCTACGTGGCGCGCGGCGTCGCGCTGCTGCTGACCAATGGCCTGACGATCAACGACCTCGCGGGGGAAGAGAACCTCGGCAACACCGGCTTCTCCTGGCTCGGCTTCAACCGGCTGTGGGGCGTGCCGATCGGCATTCTCGTCATGGTGCTGGTCGCGATCGTCATCTCGCTGATGCTGAACCGCTCCGCGCTCGGCCGCTGGATCTACTCCACCGGGGGCAACGCCCGCGCCGCAGAACTGTCGGGCGTGCCGGTCAAGCGGACGCAGGTGCTGGTCTACGTGATCTCGGGCGTCTGCTCGGCCATCGCCGGCCTCGTGCTGTCGTCGCAGCTGACCTCCGCCGGGCCCACCGCCGGCCAGACCTACGAGCTGACGGCCATCGCCGCCGTGGTCGTTGGCGGGGCCTCGCTGATGGGCGGGCGCGGCACGGTGCGCGGCACGCTGCTCGGCGCCTTCGTCATCGGCTTCCTGTCCGACGGCCTCGTGATCATCGGCGTCAGTTCCTACTGGCAGACCGTCTTCACCGGCGCGGTGATCGTCCTCGCCGTCCTGCTGAACTCCATCGAATACAAGGGCGGCCGCAAGGCCTCCCCCACCCCGTCTTCTTCGCAAAAGGCCAAGAGCTGA
- a CDS encoding D-ribose ABC transporter substrate-binding protein — MFNRRTALALAAATALTPGIAFAQDNGLITIIVNDPANPYWFTEGEVARATAEELGYTANVSAHNGDTNTESNLIDTAITNQAAAIILDPANADGSIGAVRKAIDADIPVFLVNAEINESGLAIAQLVSNNAQGAALGAQQWAQLVGEEGRYVEFFGNPADNNAATRSNGYETVLSQYPTFEKVAEEVANWDRTQGYNKMQSIIQANPEIDAVISGNDEMALGAIAALKEAGQLDGMIVGGFDGSPDAVAAIQAGEMAYSVLQPVAVFAAEAVRQADYYIQNGEPMVDSEKQLFDCVLITPDNVEQYSAPFVLDGMN, encoded by the coding sequence ATGTTCAACCGCAGAACCGCGCTCGCCCTGGCTGCCGCTACCGCGCTTACGCCCGGTATCGCTTTCGCCCAGGACAACGGCCTGATCACCATCATCGTCAACGACCCGGCGAACCCCTACTGGTTCACCGAAGGCGAAGTGGCCCGCGCCACCGCCGAAGAGCTTGGCTACACCGCCAACGTCTCGGCTCACAACGGTGACACCAACACCGAAAGCAACCTGATCGACACCGCGATCACCAACCAGGCCGCCGCGATCATCCTCGACCCGGCGAACGCCGACGGCTCCATCGGTGCCGTGCGCAAGGCCATCGACGCCGACATCCCCGTGTTCCTCGTGAACGCCGAGATCAACGAGTCCGGCCTCGCCATCGCGCAGCTCGTTTCTAACAACGCCCAGGGTGCCGCCCTCGGCGCGCAGCAATGGGCGCAGCTCGTCGGTGAAGAAGGCCGCTACGTGGAGTTCTTCGGCAACCCCGCCGACAACAACGCCGCCACCCGCTCCAACGGCTACGAGACGGTGCTGAGCCAGTACCCGACGTTCGAGAAGGTCGCCGAGGAAGTGGCGAACTGGGACCGCACGCAGGGCTACAACAAGATGCAGTCCATCATCCAGGCGAACCCGGAAATCGACGCCGTCATCTCCGGCAACGACGAGATGGCGCTCGGCGCGATCGCCGCGCTCAAGGAAGCCGGTCAGCTGGACGGCATGATCGTGGGCGGCTTCGACGGCTCCCCCGACGCGGTTGCCGCCATCCAGGCCGGCGAGATGGCCTATTCCGTCCTGCAGCCCGTCGCCGTGTTCGCGGCCGAAGCCGTGCGCCAGGCCGACTACTACATCCAGAACGGTGAACCGATGGTCGACAGCGAGAAGCAGCTGTTCGATTGCGTTCTCATCACGCCCGACAATGTCGAGCAGTACTCCGCGCCCTTCGTGCTCGACGGCATGAACTGA
- a CDS encoding DeoR/GlpR family DNA-binding transcription regulator, protein MKETPDVAALDQLMAEDVPPDSRQARQLARRQAIAEAIMAEGSIRIEDIAERFEISLMTAHRDLDDLAGRGLLRKTRGIVSAAPTSLVEASDLYRSYRQSGEKAAIAAAAADLIEPGQALFLDDSTTVLQMAPHLAEKLPLTVITNSLSLMSELKGLPDLTLFGLGGQYHSWCNAFMGRMTVHEISRLRADVLFVSMPAITDGIVFHQSPEMADTKRAMFEAASRRVLLADHTKFDRRALHGMVALADFDAIVTDDLTPQVHLDALQALDLTVVVAKTGQAG, encoded by the coding sequence ATGAAAGAAACACCCGACGTGGCGGCGCTCGACCAGCTGATGGCCGAGGACGTGCCCCCCGACTCCCGGCAGGCGCGCCAGCTGGCCCGCCGCCAGGCGATCGCAGAGGCGATCATGGCCGAGGGATCGATCCGGATCGAGGATATCGCGGAGCGTTTCGAGATCAGCCTGATGACCGCGCACCGCGACCTCGACGACCTCGCCGGTCGCGGGCTGCTGCGCAAGACGCGCGGCATCGTCTCCGCCGCACCGACCAGCCTTGTCGAGGCGAGCGACCTCTACCGCTCCTACCGCCAGTCGGGAGAGAAAGCCGCCATCGCCGCTGCCGCCGCCGATCTGATCGAGCCGGGACAGGCGCTCTTCCTCGACGATTCAACGACCGTGCTGCAGATGGCGCCGCACCTTGCGGAGAAGCTGCCGCTCACGGTCATCACCAATTCGCTGTCCCTGATGTCCGAGTTGAAGGGCCTGCCCGACCTCACGCTGTTCGGGCTCGGCGGGCAGTATCATTCGTGGTGCAACGCCTTCATGGGCCGGATGACGGTGCACGAAATCTCGCGCCTGCGAGCGGACGTGCTGTTCGTTTCGATGCCCGCGATCACTGACGGGATCGTCTTCCACCAGTCGCCCGAGATGGCGGACACCAAACGCGCCATGTTCGAGGCCGCCTCGCGGCGCGTGCTGCTGGCCGATCACACGAAGTTCGACCGCCGCGCGCTCCATGGTATGGTCGCCCTCGCCGATTTCGACGCCATCGTCACCGACGACCTGACGCCGCAGGTGCATCTCGACGCCCTGCAGGCGCTCGACCTCACCGTCGTCGTCGCAAAGA